AGCCTGTCCTGATTAATCCGACTTATGTCATCTATCAGTTTCACGGCTACGGCCCTGCGGATGCTGTCAGCGCCGTTTACGAGAACGCCCTAGCCCTTGGCTCCCCGACATCGGTTGTCACGTCCTATTCGGCTTTGAAATCGCTCACGCTGGCAGAAGGCCAATGGGCCTCGGCTCCAGCGGTCGGCATGTTCAGGCTCGGGGCCTCGCCCTCTGGCAAAATCACTTGCGATGTCGCTGGCGCAAAGAGCGGCGCAACCTTCCCCGCCACGATCTCAGCAATCGTCCAACATCTGATGTCTGTGGCCGCGCTGGATAGCGGTTTCATCGATAGCTTCAGCATCGGCGCTTTCAGCCAGTCATGGAATTTCTACACGACTGCCCAAGTCCAAATTGGCGATGTGATCAAGGACGCTTTCACACAAGCGAACGGCTACATTTTCGCCAACGAGAACGGCGTTTTCAAGGCTGGCTCCTACCTTTCGTCCAAGGCTCCAGCGACGCTCACCACGGCAAGCCAGCGCGTTGAGCCGTATGTCATCAAGGTCACGCAACTAGCCTCCCCTGCCCCGACCTATCGCGTGAAAATAGGCCACACAAAATGTTGGTCAACGCATTCGGCCAGCGAGATTTCGCCAGCACTTGCGGAAATTCAGGACGATATTTCAGCGGCTACGGCGGCGGCTGATGCTGCAACTGATGCTGCAAACACGGCTTCTGCAAACGCAACAGCGGCAAACGCGCGCCTTGCAGCAATGGCCGACGATAATGTGTTGGATCGAACCGACAAATATTCGCTGATCACCGAATATCAGAAAATTCTAGGCGAACAATCGGGCATATCCGCTCAAGCCGATCAATATTCTATTGTCACTGAAAAGACGGCTTACACCAACGCAATATCGGCACTGACAACGTATCTCACGGGATTGTCTCCCGCATATAACGACACGACACAAGACACTACGATTGTCGGCACAACCTTTCGCAGCAAATTCATTGACGTATATAATGCGCGTCAAGCGTTGCTCAATCGCATTGTCACAACAGGTAACCTATCGGCCTATTTGACGAATGAAAGTGCGGTTGTCTTTGCCGATGCCTCGGGCACTGTCTCATCGTTCTCTCCCGCTGGTGGCGCGCTGATCGTCAACGATGGAAATGTGAACATCACATCAGGTGTCACATATTCAGTTGTGTCCAGCACTGGAATGACAATCTCAATCAATTCGTCTGGCGTATATTCTGTCACGGCGATGAGCGCCAATAGTGCAACAGCCGTTTTGCGCGCAGTATATTTAAGCCGAACCTTCGATAAAGTTTTTTCGGTAGCAAAATCTATTCAAGGCGCGGCTGGAACAAACGGAACCAACGGCACGAATGGAACGAACGGAACGAATGGAACTAGCGCCGTTTCGGGCTATCTCACGAATGAAGCCGTATCATTGCAAGCTTATGCCGATGGAACGGTTATTAGTTATTCGGGCGCGACTGGAACATTCAAAATATTCTCGGGCACAACCGACATAAGCTCAAATTTCTCGCTCGCCACCTTATCCAATCCGCAAGCTCTGACAGTCAGCTATTCAGGTCAAACATACACTGTCACTAGCGGCCTAGATGCAAATGAAGATACGGGCACTCTGACAATCAGAGCCACGGGATCAGGCTCCTACTCGGGAATCACCATTGATAAAGTCTTTTGGGTAGGCAAAACCAAAGGCGGATACGAGATTGTTGGCTCGCTGCCTTCCACGAATCTATTCACTGGCCGTGTTGTTTTCCTAACCCTTGATAACAAACTCTATCGATACACGGGATCAGGATGGACGAAAGCGGTTGATACGGTTGATCTAGCTGGCCAAATAGGTGAAACCCAAATTGCCGCTGGTGCCGTAACCGCCAACAAGATTGCGGCTGGCCAGATTAATGCCGCCCATCTCGCCACCACCACTCTGATTACGACATCGGCACAAATCGGCAATCTAATCGTCGATACAATCCATGTGAAAAACGGCGCGATCAGCCGTGCCAACGTGGCCACGAAATCAACTCATTCATGGAGCGGGAGCGGAACAAGCGATGTGGTAAGCGTCACCATCACGCCAAACTCATCCAATTCATTGTTTGTTATATCTGGCTCATTCGCCACACCAGTTTTCGGCGGCTCAACAGCGAACATCAATTATCTTGTCAGCAACGTTTCTTATGGCGCGGCGGGTATCACATATCAAACATCGACATCCACCACGACATTCAACGGCGTAGCGCTTTCAATATCTGGAACCACGACTTTCACATTCCGCGTTCAGTCGCCTTCTGGTGGCTCAAATATCGTCTCGGATGTCGTGCTAAACGTAATGGAGTTCATGAAATGATTAGATATGTAACCTATGATGTAAACGATGGCGTTGTGATTGCCGCAGGCTTTGCGCCCGATGAAGAAAGCGCCATGCTGCAAAACCACGGCGATGAAAGCGTGGTTGTGGATATTACGGCACCAGTCGATGTGATCGCTGATGGCCGCTGGCAATGGACTGGCGAAAGCTTTGAACAGGCCGAATTGGCGGGGCCATCGCTGGAACTGGCCAAGGAAATGGCCCTTGGTCGCGTCTCAACGCAATTCAGGATCGAACTGGCCAAGGGATGCCCAACACCGCTTGGATGGGCTGATTGCGACGAACAGGCGCAACAAAGGATCACAACGGCCCTGTTGCTGTCAGACTGCGTGGCGACAACTACGATGGCCGGTTGAGCGGCAACTATGATGGCCGGTAGGATCGGTTGTCTGGGCTGATCGTAGGGAGGGGCGTAGCCCCGACCGGAGAGCGGACCAGACAACCGGTGGCGATCTTTTTCCCCTTCTTTCGGGGGGGCTGATCGGGGCTGTGGCGGGCGGTGGTATCGGAACACTCATCGAACAACGAGCGATGGGTTTGCGATGCCGGGCCACCACATTTCCGATCAGCAGGTATTTCTCTTCATGACCCATCGTCGCCAACACACCCAGGCCGTCGCGGCTGCCAAGGCCGGTATCAGCGAGCGCAGCGCACGCCGGATCGAGAACGATCCGCAGCTTCCGTCCCAGAAGAAGAAGGAGCGCCACTGGCGCACCCGCGCCGATCCGCTCGAGCCATTCTGGCCACGCGTCGAGGAGTTGCTCCAGATCGACGGTATCATTGCCGTCACGGTCTTCGAGACGCTCCAGGACGAGTTCGGCGAGGATGCTGTTCCCGATGCGATACGACGAACACTTGAACGCCGGATCGCCCGCTGGCGGGCACTGCACGGCGGCGAGAAGGAGATCTTCTTCCCGCAGCATCATGAGCCCGGTCGGCAGGGCCTGTCGGATTTCACGGTATGCGACAGTCTCAAGGTCACCGTTGCCGGCGAGACCCTGGCCTATCGCCTTTACCACTTCCGCTTGGCGGCGAGTGGCTGGGAGCATGCGGCTGTCGTGCTGGGCGGGGAGAGCTTTGCCGCCCTTTCGGAGCACCTGCAGGATGCCTTGTGGAAGCTGGGCGGCGCGCCGGCCGAACACCGCAGCGATTCCCTGTCAGCCGCCTACAAAAACCTCGACGCCGATGCGCAGCGGGATTTTACCCGAAGCTATGACGAGCTGTGCCGTCATTACGGCATGCTCGCTACCCGCAACAACCGCGGCGAGGCGCACGAGAACGGATCGATCGAAGGTCCCCATGCCCATCTCAAGCGACGGCTCGATCAGGCCTTACGCCGGCGGGGAAGCCGCGATTTCGTCAGCATCGAGGCCTGGCGCGAGTTCGTTGAGGCGCAGGTCGCCAGACAGAACCGGCGGCATGCTGCGCACATCGATGCAGAACGCAGGGTACTCAAGGCGCTGCCCGCAAGGCGAACCACCGATTTCGCCATGGTCACCGTCGATGTCACCCGCAACGGCACCGTCGCCATCGATCGGGTTACCTATTCGGTGCCTTCCCGCCTCGTCGGACGGCGCCTCAACGCGCATCTCTTTGACGATCGCATTGAGCTCTTCCTCGGTCCGGACAGGGTAATGTCCACGCCGCGTGTGCGGATCAGCCATCCCCACCGGGGGCACAGCATCGATTTCCGGCACATGATCGGTAACCTGCGCCGCAAGCCTGGTGCGCTGCGCAACCTCGTCTACCGCGAAGCCCTGTTCCCCGATCACGCCTACCGGCGGGCCTGGCAAGCCTTCGATGCCCAACTCGATGGACGGCAGGCCTGCCGCGATGCCGTCGCGCTGCTCGATATCGCCGCCAGGGGCGACTGTGTCGACGTGCTGGCCCGGCGGATCGATGAGGCACTCGACAGAGGGCGCTTGCCCGATGTCGATGCGCTCAGGGACGAGTTCCTGCCAACCGCAAGATCGCAGCGCGATGTCACTATCCCGCCTCCCGATCTGCACAGCTACAACAGCTTGATCGCCAGCGGGGAGGTGTACTGATGACCCGCACCAAGGACCAGGCCGCCGCCGTGCTGCCTACCCTGCTCAAGGCCTTGCGCCTGCCGAGTATCAACCGCAACTGGAAGCGCCTCACCGACACCGCCGATCGCGATGGCTGGCCGGCCGCCAACCTGCTGGCCTCGCTTCTCGAGATCGAGATGGCCGATCGCTCCTCCCGGCGCATCCAGCGCCATCGCGACCAGTCCGGCTTGCCCGCAGGCAAGACCTTCGCCACCTTCGATTTCGACGCAGCCCCCGGCATCCGCAAACCGCACCTCTTGTCCCTCGCCGCCGGTGACGACTGGATCGAGAGCGGCGGCAACCTGCTGCTGTTCGGCCAGAGCGGGACCGGCAAGACGCACGCAGTTGCTGCCATTGGTCATGCCCTCATCGACACGGGGCGGCGCGTCCTGTTCTGCTCCACCACCGACATGGTCCAGAAGCTCCAGTCCGCGCGCCGCGACCTCAGCCTACCCGCCATGCTCGACAAGCTCGACAAGTTCGATCTCATCGTGCTCGACGATCTGTCCTACGTCCGCAAGGACCAGGTCGAGACCAGCGCCTTGTTCGAGCTCATCGCCCACCGCTACGAACGCCACTCGCTCGCCATTACCGCCAACCAGCCATTTTCGGCATGGGACAACGTCTTCCCTGATCCCGCTATGACTGTCGCCGCGATCGACCGCCTCGTGCACCACTCGATCATCATCGAGATGAACGGCGAAAGCTACCGCAAACGTTCCGCCGTCGCCCGTATCAACGCCGGCGATTACGACCCGCCGAATGGCGCCCCGGACCGGCCATCATAATTGTCGCTGGCTTCGCGCTCGGGAGCACCCTTGCTGAGGCAACGGGTAATTGTCGCCAGCGGCAATTACATGCCAACCATCCCATGCGCTTCAGACCCTCGCTTCCGGCCAGCGTCAGCGACAATTACCCAGC
The Novosphingobium sp. EMRT-2 genome window above contains:
- the istA gene encoding IS21 family transposase, yielding MTHRRQHTQAVAAAKAGISERSARRIENDPQLPSQKKKERHWRTRADPLEPFWPRVEELLQIDGIIAVTVFETLQDEFGEDAVPDAIRRTLERRIARWRALHGGEKEIFFPQHHEPGRQGLSDFTVCDSLKVTVAGETLAYRLYHFRLAASGWEHAAVVLGGESFAALSEHLQDALWKLGGAPAEHRSDSLSAAYKNLDADAQRDFTRSYDELCRHYGMLATRNNRGEAHENGSIEGPHAHLKRRLDQALRRRGSRDFVSIEAWREFVEAQVARQNRRHAAHIDAERRVLKALPARRTTDFAMVTVDVTRNGTVAIDRVTYSVPSRLVGRRLNAHLFDDRIELFLGPDRVMSTPRVRISHPHRGHSIDFRHMIGNLRRKPGALRNLVYREALFPDHAYRRAWQAFDAQLDGRQACRDAVALLDIAARGDCVDVLARRIDEALDRGRLPDVDALRDEFLPTARSQRDVTIPPPDLHSYNSLIASGEVY
- the istB gene encoding IS21-like element helper ATPase IstB yields the protein MTRTKDQAAAVLPTLLKALRLPSINRNWKRLTDTADRDGWPAANLLASLLEIEMADRSSRRIQRHRDQSGLPAGKTFATFDFDAAPGIRKPHLLSLAAGDDWIESGGNLLLFGQSGTGKTHAVAAIGHALIDTGRRVLFCSTTDMVQKLQSARRDLSLPAMLDKLDKFDLIVLDDLSYVRKDQVETSALFELIAHRYERHSLAITANQPFSAWDNVFPDPAMTVAAIDRLVHHSIIIEMNGESYRKRSAVARINAGDYDPPNGAPDRPS